One stretch of Myxocyprinus asiaticus isolate MX2 ecotype Aquarium Trade chromosome 23, UBuf_Myxa_2, whole genome shotgun sequence DNA includes these proteins:
- the LOC127413988 gene encoding potassium voltage-gated channel subfamily S member 3-like, whose protein sequence is MVYGQVLHRQGPEESFINLNVGGFKQRVERVILQRFPNTRLARLLYCSSEAAILQLCDDYAAADHEYYFDRNPGFFRYVLNFYHTGKIHLMEELCVFSFSQELEYWGIKELHLDSCCSNKFQEQTEYAGERDWGNDDDPQNQLQDSLDSSMEELSAFDKDLEKFEGTWCSEIRKQLWLRLENPGYSCSAKITAVFSLSVVLMSIVAMCVHSMPEFHQVDANDKEVENPVFAVFETFCVLWFSIEFILRLAVTPCLCKFLCNALNIIDFASIVPFYATLAFETADAAESEELENVGRVVQILRLMRIFRILKLARHSVGLRSLGATLRHSYHEVGLLLLFLSVGISIFSVLIYFVEREDDESKLQTIPMGWWWATISMTTVGYGDTYPVTLAGKLIATLCIICGLLVVALPISIIFNKFSKYYQRQKALVESDQLQLDDEKHPDLSMLEGLPFVHMSDLYTQKMNSLVHSVSSKSSVGSEGGNTDASSIQDVEVLCPSEMPEAKKAT, encoded by the coding sequence ATGGTGTACGGGCAGGTCCTGCACCGCCAAGGCCCAGAGGAGAGCTTCATCAACCTCAATGTTGGTGGCTTTAAGCAGCGCGTGGAACGGGTCATCCTCCAGCGTTTCCCCAACACACGGCTGGCCCGACTCCTGTACTGCAGCTCAGAGGCTGCTATCCTCCAGCTGTGTGACGACTACGCTGCAGCCGACCACGAATATTACTTCGACCGCAACCCAGGATTTTTCCGCTATGTGCTGAATTTCTACCATACTGGAAAGATTCACTTGATGGAAGAGTTGTGCGTGTTTAGTTTTAGTCAAGAGTTGGAATACTGGGGCATCAAAGAACTTCACCTTGACTCTTGTTGCAGCAACAAATTTCAGGAACAGACAGAGTACGCAGGAGAACGCGATTGGGGAAATGATGATGACCCACAGAACCAGCTGCAGGACAGCTTGGACTCATCCATGGAAGAGCTATCTGCATTTGATAAAGACCTGGAGAAGTTTGAGGGCACCTGGTGCTCTGAGATACGCAAGCAACTCTGGCTGCGATTGGAGAATCCTGGATATTCGTGCTCAGCGAAAATAACGGCAGTGTTTTCTCTGAGTGTGGTGCTAATGAGTATTGTAGCCATGTGTGTTCATAGCATGCCTGAGTTCCACCAGGTGGATGCCAATGATAAGGAGGTGGAGAACCCAGTGTTTGCTGTGTTTGAGACCTTTTGTGTCCTCTGGTTCTCTATTGAATTTATCCTACGGTTAGCTGTCACACCATGTTTGTGCAAATTCCTGTGCAATGCATTAAACATAATTGACTTTGCGTCTATTGTTCCATTTTATGCAACGCTGGCATTTGAAACCGCTGACGCTGCAGAAAGTGAGGAGCTAGAGAATGTAGGGAGGGTCGTGCAGATCTTGCGTCTCATGCGGATCTTTCGCATCCTCAAACTGGCACGGCATTCGGTCGGGTTGCGTTCACTTGGGGCGACTCTTCGTCACAGCTACCATGAGGTTggactcctcctcctcttcctctctgtagGAATCTCCATTTTCTCTGTGCTCATCTATTTTGTGGAAAGAGAGGACGATGAGTCTAAACTGCAGACCATACCAATGGGCTGGTGGTGGGCGACGATCAGCATGACCACAGTGGGATACGGCGACACATATCCTGTCACGCTGGCTGGGAAACTCATTGCCACCTTGTGCATCATTTGTGGCCTGCTTGTGGTTGCTCTTCCTATCTCCATCATTTTCAATAAGTTCTCCAAGTACTACCAGAGACAGAAAGCCCTGGTGGAGTCTGACCAGCTCCAACTAGACGATGAAAAACATCCAGATCTTAGCATGCTGGAAGGTCTCCCATTTGTTCATATGAGTGACCTCTATACCCAAAAGATGAATTCTCTGGTGCACAGTGTGTCTTCTAAGAGTAGCGTTGGGAGTGAGGGAGGCAACACTGATGCTTCCAGCATTCAGGATGTAGAAGTTCTCTGCCCTTCTGAAATGCCAGAGGCAAAGaaagcaacataa